In Pseudoxanthomonas sp., one genomic interval encodes:
- the rlmD gene encoding 23S rRNA (uracil(1939)-C(5))-methyltransferase RlmD translates to MARNRPPRIDKTPFEAGITDLTHDGRGVARRDGKAVFVSGALPGERVMAEQTAKNRHFDEARTLDVLEASPDRVTPRCPHFGTCGGCVLQHLDETRQIEAKQRVLLENLERIGHVTPKAVLPPLTGDSWGYRRKGRFSVRRVNKKDKTLVGFREQDPRFVADLSECHTVIPEIGRRVADLAALVDSLDAREHIPQIEFIAGDASADFSGIALVFRHLQPLSEGDRAKLVAFAQASRLAVFLQPGGLESVHPLWPEAPQLAFSLVPWDVSLAFRPLDFIQVNAALNEKMITRTFELLDPQPQDRVLDLFCGLGNFTLPMARLVGEVVGVEGDAGLVARARENAQRNGLANAQFHAADLTQDQRGSAWMRQGPSTGLGTGFDKLLLDPPRSGAIEVLQQLPLKQFDRIVYVSCHPGSLARDAGYLVNEQGYTLVSAGVMDMFPHTAHVESIALFERR, encoded by the coding sequence GTGGCACGCAACCGTCCCCCCCGCATCGACAAGACCCCCTTTGAAGCCGGCATCACCGACCTGACCCACGACGGGCGCGGCGTGGCGCGACGCGACGGCAAGGCCGTCTTCGTGTCGGGTGCGCTGCCGGGCGAGCGGGTGATGGCCGAACAGACGGCCAAGAACCGCCATTTCGACGAAGCGCGGACGCTGGACGTGCTGGAGGCATCGCCGGACCGCGTGACGCCGCGCTGCCCGCACTTCGGTACCTGCGGCGGCTGCGTGCTGCAGCACCTGGACGAGACCCGCCAGATCGAAGCCAAGCAGCGCGTGCTGCTCGAGAACCTGGAGCGCATCGGCCACGTGACGCCGAAGGCGGTGCTGCCGCCGTTGACCGGCGACAGCTGGGGCTACCGGCGCAAGGGCCGCTTCTCGGTGCGCCGCGTCAACAAGAAGGACAAGACCCTGGTCGGCTTCCGCGAGCAGGACCCGCGCTTCGTCGCCGACCTGTCCGAGTGCCATACCGTCATCCCGGAGATCGGCCGCCGGGTGGCCGACCTCGCCGCGCTGGTCGACAGCCTGGACGCGCGCGAACACATCCCGCAGATCGAGTTCATCGCCGGCGACGCCAGTGCCGACTTCAGCGGCATCGCGCTGGTGTTCCGCCACCTGCAGCCGTTGAGCGAGGGCGATCGCGCGAAGCTGGTGGCGTTCGCCCAGGCCAGCCGTCTTGCCGTCTTCCTGCAGCCGGGCGGACTGGAAAGCGTGCATCCGCTGTGGCCCGAGGCGCCGCAGCTGGCGTTCTCGCTTGTGCCCTGGGACGTGTCGCTGGCGTTCCGTCCGCTGGATTTCATCCAGGTCAACGCCGCACTCAACGAGAAGATGATCACGCGCACGTTCGAGCTGCTCGATCCGCAGCCGCAGGATCGCGTGCTCGACCTGTTCTGCGGCCTGGGCAACTTCACCCTGCCGATGGCGCGCCTGGTGGGCGAGGTGGTGGGCGTGGAAGGCGATGCCGGGCTGGTGGCGCGTGCGCGCGAGAATGCGCAGCGCAACGGCCTGGCGAACGCGCAGTTCCACGCCGCCGACCTGACCCAGGACCAGCGCGGCAGCGCGTGGATGCGGCAGGGCCCCTCGACCGGGCTCGGGACAGGCTTCGACAAGCTGCTGCTGGACCCGCCGCGCTCCGGCGCCATCGAGGTGCTGCAGCAGCTGCCGCTGAAGCAGTTCGATCGCATCGTCTACGTCAGCTGCCATCCCGGCTCGCTGGCACGCGACGCCGGGTACCTGGTCAACGAGCAGGGCTATACGCTGGTGTCGGCGGGGGTGATGGACATGTTTCCGCATACCGCGCACGTCGAGTCCATCGCGCTGTTTGAGAGGCGGTGA
- a CDS encoding response regulator has product MPLAHGTMPSILLVEDDPISVLFLSAALEALPAQVRVAENCAQAMAADGPFDAWLIDANLPDGSGTALLQCLRASNAAPCALAHTADTGLATRERLLQAGFADVLVKPLSAQALRETVRAALTGAGNILPPATPDWDDAAALGALAGNREHVATLRQLFLSELPAVRNACLDASARADEVALRAQLHRLQASCGFAGAAALADIASRWHAAPTDAALREAFAATCERLLAPTS; this is encoded by the coding sequence ATGCCCCTCGCCCACGGCACGATGCCTTCGATATTGCTGGTGGAAGACGACCCGATCAGCGTCCTCTTCCTGTCCGCCGCGCTGGAGGCCTTGCCGGCGCAGGTCCGCGTCGCGGAAAACTGCGCCCAGGCGATGGCGGCGGACGGGCCGTTCGATGCATGGCTGATCGACGCCAACCTGCCCGATGGCAGTGGGACGGCCCTGTTGCAGTGCCTGCGTGCGTCCAACGCGGCGCCGTGTGCGCTGGCGCATACCGCCGACACCGGCCTCGCGACGCGGGAGCGGTTGCTGCAGGCCGGTTTCGCCGACGTGCTGGTCAAGCCACTGTCGGCCCAGGCGCTGCGGGAGACGGTACGCGCCGCACTGACTGGCGCGGGCAACATCCTCCCGCCGGCAACACCGGACTGGGATGACGCCGCAGCGCTCGGCGCGCTCGCCGGCAACCGCGAGCACGTGGCGACCCTGCGGCAGTTGTTCCTGTCCGAGTTGCCCGCCGTCCGCAACGCTTGCCTCGATGCCTCCGCGCGCGCGGACGAGGTGGCGCTGCGCGCGCAGCTGCACCGGCTGCAGGCCAGCTGCGGCTTCGCCGGTGCCGCGGCGTTGGCGGACATCGCGTCGCGCTGGCATGCCGCGCCGACCGATGCGGCCCTGCGCGAGGCGTTCGCGGCGACCTGCGAGCGGCTGCTCGCGCCGACGTCCTGA
- the recO gene encoding DNA repair protein RecO produces the protein MRLSDTAFVLHARPWRETSLLVEVLGREHGRLGLVARGVQGPKKHVLRAALQPLQLIRLEGDLRGELARLVSAEALDAAPKPAGDAMLAAFYLNELVLRLAPRHDPVPDLFDAFARAREQLRQREGLAWSLRRFERDLVEALGFGFALDCDGDGEPVDPAARYRLDPEHGPRRLRSDRGHEERRQAATGRALLALAEDVMPPPDDLASLRLPMRSVLAHHLGPRGLKSWDMLGELGRLKRPGSASD, from the coding sequence ATGCGCCTGAGCGATACCGCCTTCGTCCTGCATGCGCGGCCCTGGCGCGAGACCAGCCTGCTGGTCGAAGTGCTGGGTCGCGAGCACGGCCGGCTCGGCCTGGTCGCGCGCGGCGTGCAGGGGCCGAAAAAGCACGTCCTGCGCGCGGCCCTGCAGCCGCTGCAGCTCATCCGCCTGGAGGGCGACCTGCGCGGCGAACTGGCGCGTCTGGTGAGCGCCGAAGCCCTCGATGCCGCCCCGAAGCCGGCCGGCGACGCCATGCTGGCCGCGTTCTACCTCAACGAACTGGTGCTGCGGCTGGCGCCGCGCCACGACCCGGTGCCCGACCTGTTCGATGCCTTTGCCCGTGCGCGCGAACAGCTGAGGCAGCGCGAAGGGCTGGCATGGTCGTTGCGCCGCTTCGAGCGCGACCTGGTCGAGGCGTTGGGATTCGGCTTCGCACTCGATTGCGATGGCGACGGTGAGCCGGTCGATCCGGCGGCACGCTACCGGCTGGATCCCGAGCACGGCCCGCGCCGGCTGCGCAGCGATCGCGGCCACGAAGAACGCCGCCAGGCCGCGACCGGTCGCGCGCTGCTGGCCCTGGCCGAAGACGTGATGCCGCCGCCCGACGATCTGGCGAGCCTGCGCCTGCCGATGCGGTCGGTCCTCGCCCACCACCTGGGGCCGCGCGGGCTGAAATCGTGGGACATGCTCGGCGAACTGGGCCGCCTGAAGCGTCCGGGCAGCGCGAGCGACTGA
- the era gene encoding GTPase Era, with protein MSKSPAHRSGSVAVIGRPNVGKSTLTNALVGAKVSITSNRPQTTRHRLLGIATFAAGKDRPAGQIALVDTPGLHRQQGKFSASAMSRVMNRAARGALEEVDAALMVVEAGRWDEEDTLAYHVLRDAGIPVVLVVNKVDRIKDKATMLPFLAEVGQDREFAAVHPVSALKRNGLEALVKDLLALLPEQPPMFGEDEITDRSERFLAAELVREQLMRQLGAELPYATTVEIENFTTEASPKGELARIGAVIWVERESQKAIVIGKGGARLKDIGSKARQQMEHLFGRKVFLETWVRVREGWSDDETALKAFGYE; from the coding sequence GTGAGTAAATCCCCCGCCCACCGCAGCGGCAGCGTCGCCGTCATCGGTCGCCCCAACGTGGGCAAATCCACCCTGACCAACGCGCTCGTCGGCGCCAAGGTCAGCATCACCTCCAACCGCCCGCAGACCACGCGGCACCGCCTGCTCGGCATCGCCACCTTCGCGGCGGGCAAGGACCGGCCGGCCGGACAGATCGCGCTGGTCGACACGCCCGGCCTGCACAGGCAGCAGGGCAAGTTCTCCGCCTCGGCGATGAGCCGGGTGATGAACCGTGCCGCGCGCGGCGCGCTGGAAGAAGTCGACGCCGCCCTGATGGTCGTCGAAGCCGGCCGCTGGGACGAGGAAGACACGCTGGCCTACCACGTGCTGCGCGATGCCGGCATTCCGGTGGTGCTGGTGGTCAACAAGGTCGACCGGATCAAGGACAAGGCGACGATGCTGCCGTTCCTGGCCGAGGTCGGGCAGGACCGCGAGTTCGCGGCCGTGCATCCGGTGTCCGCGCTGAAGCGCAACGGCCTCGAGGCGCTGGTGAAGGATCTGCTGGCGTTGCTGCCGGAGCAGCCGCCGATGTTCGGCGAGGACGAGATCACCGACCGCAGCGAGCGCTTCCTCGCCGCCGAACTGGTGCGCGAGCAGCTGATGCGCCAGCTCGGCGCCGAACTGCCGTACGCCACCACCGTCGAGATCGAGAACTTCACCACCGAGGCATCGCCGAAGGGCGAACTCGCCCGCATCGGCGCGGTGATCTGGGTGGAGCGCGAGAGCCAGAAGGCCATCGTCATCGGCAAGGGCGGCGCCCGGTTGAAGGACATCGGCAGTAAGGCGCGCCAGCAGATGGAGCACCTGTTCGGCCGCAAGGTGTTCCTGGAAACCTGGGTGCGCGTGCGCGAAGGCTGGTCCGACGACGAGACCGCGCTGAAGGCGTTCGGGTACGAGTGA